In Acipenser ruthenus chromosome 58, fAciRut3.2 maternal haplotype, whole genome shotgun sequence, a genomic segment contains:
- the LOC117971053 gene encoding zinc finger protein 420-like, with protein sequence MEAVYTQEEPFDQEWCASLKQVTELTCVKDEEVPRLECVPIKEEFIEQECVPIAEEVPTENNVCTLEENNQLGSSLCDDCPPECELGFRAAKGYLTGDAPFPCADCGKSFSCLSQLKRHQVVHTGEKPYHCSECGRSFTQLGNLKTHQRLHTGEKPHQCNDCGKCFTLLGNLKKHQRVHTVQKPNDCNVCGRRFTQLGSLKRHQLIHTGDKPHHCNYCGKSFTLLQSLTKHQQIHTGDKPHHCNECGRSFSQLRSLKRHQLIHTGEKPHHCNKCEKRFSRSEYLKDHQRIHTGEKPHVCNDCGKSFRQLRSLKIHQLLHAAVKP encoded by the exons atggaagcagtttacacacaagaggagccctttgaccaggagtggtgtgcaagtctaaagcaggttacagagctgacatgtgttaaagatgaagaggtccctcgactggaatgtgttcctattaaagaggaattcatagaacaggaatgtgtccccatcgcagaggaagttcctactgaaaataatgtctgtacacttgaggagaacaaccagctgggatccagcctgtgtgatgattgtccacctgaatgtgaactgggatttagag CTGCTAAAGGATATCTCACAGGAGATGCTccatttccctgtgctgattgtgggaagagtttcagttgttTATCACAGCTTAAAAGACACCAGGTtgttcatacaggagagaaaccgtatcactgtagtgagtgtgggaggagtttcacacAGTTGGGAAATCTCAAAACACACCAGCgtcttcacacaggagagaaaccacaccagtGTAATGATTGTGGGAAGTGCTTCACTCTATTAGgaaatcttaaaaaacaccaacGAGTACACACAGTTCAGAAACCAAACGACTGTAATGTATGTGGGAGACGTTTCACTCAATTAGGAAGTCTTAAAAGACACCAACTAATTCACACAGGCGACAAACCACACCACTGTAATtattgtgggaagagcttcactTTATTACAAAGTCttacaaaacaccaacaaattcacacaggagacaaaccacaccactgtaatgaatgtggtaGGAGCTTCAGTCAATTAAGAAGTCTTAAAAGACACCAACTaattcacacaggcgagaaaccaCACCACTGCAATAAATGTGAGAAGAGGTTCTCTCGATCAGAATATCTTAAAGatcaccagcgcattcacactggagagaaaccacacgtctgtaatgactgtgggaagagcttccgTCAATTAAGAAGTCTTAAAATACACCAACTACTTCACGCAGCAGTGAAGCCCTGA